In one window of Amblyomma americanum isolate KBUSLIRL-KWMA chromosome 9, ASM5285725v1, whole genome shotgun sequence DNA:
- the LOC144103326 gene encoding uncharacterized protein LOC144103326, whose translation MNNTAARKKTAAARDLYMERYAAAYRDTPPESAGIDLDMAGSSGVTPGELLHGMLATTADDEERAPSTPPMDQTPAVPDARPPMDPTPVVPEVRPPMDSTPAVPHARSLPSTQPSERVQQQTPLSYPGRAQQE comes from the exons ATGAACAACACCGCAGCGCGGAAGAAGACGGCCGCTGCCAGGGATTTGTACATGGAGAGGTACGCGGCGGCATACCGGGATACACCACCAGAAAGTGCTGGTATCGACCTCGACATGGCCG GCAGCAGCGGGGTCACGCCGGGAGAGTTATTGCACGGCATGCTGGCAACGACGGCAGATGACGAGGAGCGCGCCCCAAGCACGCCTCCTATGGACCAaactcctgcagtgcctgatGCCAGGCCTCCTATGGACCCAACTCCTGTAGTGCCTGAAGTCAGGCCTCCTATGGACTCAACTCCTGCAGTGCCTCATGCCAGGAGCCTTCCCAGCACTCAGCCTTCTGAGCGAGTGCAACAGCAAACGCCCTTGAGTTACCCAGGACGAG cgcaacaagaatga